The genomic interval TATTGCTTGTTTGTTGcatgatcatttagttcttcttgacttttttcttataattcatcaactgaatcttcaattgaagagctagctttaaaaaaaattatgaagaatacctttgtgagttttaataatctgtttcacttttttttttctaactctcAGATTGATATGTCTTTGGAAATATGTTTGTACAACGAATTTCAAATGTAAAAACAAAACACACAAAACTAACAAAACAGCTAGCAATGAAACAAACATAAGCAGTGAAAATAATAGTGAAAGAACAATAAAGTCTTATTTATATTTGAAACGATCGATATaatatagaaaaattttaaaatattggactctaatataatattaaaaaataatattgaatattgacaataagaaaaaatatagataagtaggtGACTTATATTGTAAatttatatattgatgaatgatgatattgatgaaactaaaatttcaattgaaTAATAGACTTTTCTgatttaattagaagagattcaaaggagaagaagggagggAATTAGTGATGTGGTGATAAGGGGGGAAGGCCCCACCCCGCTGCCATGGTGGAGGTCAGTGctatggtggaggtcaaagtcaaggtgatcaaACACCCcctataccacttgttggttgttATTCGGAATATCATatcggttcccttgtacaaaaattttgtacaagtcctgaacctttcctaacaacctattgtgttctttagaaattaaatttggaattgcaaacagaacttaatatcattgattccaaattcaacttatctattcttggtcgaccaccttaaggtgggtaagaaggtgggtataggtgggtataatactttataaataagagactacgacagggaccgagaggaggaattggttttggtctcccgatgaacttgagcttccgtgttcgccccaaacacccaactcgagttcatcaataataactcattccactaaagagttattattgaactaccgcaccaatcccatattactatatgggctccttcttatcatgagtatgtaagtctccctatgtttaagatatcgaatgcccactaattaaatgagttactaacaactcacttaattcatatctagctccaagagtagtaccactcaaccttatcgtcatgtcggactaagtccacctgcagggtttacatgacaatccttatgagctcctcttggggacatcatcaacctagattcctaggacacagtttccttctataatcaacaacacactacaaataatattatttcccaacttatcgagcctattgatttatcgaactaaatcacatcctttgataaatttaaaaaataaatattaagtatatgtgcttgttattatattaggattaagagcacacacttccatagtaacagaggtcttgttcttttatttagtcaatataaaaagaagctacctcaaatggtcctgctcaatacactcatagtgtattattgtaattttatagtcaagataaactaataccaaattacactacgactattccaatggtttattcctatccatcttagtcgtgagctactgtttataatttataaggaactgataacatgatcttctgtgtgtgacaccacacaccatgttatctacaatataaattaattgaacaactacatttagcttataaatgtagatatttgaccaatatgattcttatttctaaataaatgtttatacaaaaagttatacttttagtatatattccaacACCACTGGCCGATTCGGTAACACGCTCGCCCGATCGGGATAAGGAAGACCCGATCCGACATCATAACAGCTCGGTGAGGTtctgagcttccgacgctcagaaaGAGTGCTAGGTATCTGCAATGGCACGCCGAACGACTTCCCCGCTCGACCTTATATAGAGCTATAAGAACGGAGCGGATTTACGACCAAGCGACACAAACAGAAGGGCGGCCAAGCGGCTTTCTCGCTCGGCCAATACACTCATCTGAGCATAAAGTAATAACCCGAGCTGAGCGTTTATCCTTCGAGCAGCTATCCTGTTCGGCCCAGTAAAAGACACCGCTAGCTGAACATTATCTTTTTGGGAGCATGCGCTGCTGACATGTGGCATGGTCGACGGTCAGTTTAGACAGAAGATCGTATGACagaagcttccattgtcacttcagagatatgctcgactcgttaaggtattgtgtcagagacactttgcTGATATATCTTTTCAGAGAAAGCTtcgagaagcgtgcacacatTGGGAAGCATGCATGCGCACTACataagccctatataaagggaggtccaaGCTTtagcggaggtatgcgataatcTACTGTTGCTGCTACTGTTTGCTAATTTGCTTTGCTTTCACACATCGCCGGTGActacttgagcgttggagggtcatcgccggggatccattccctggctcggcactgacgcagTTGTGGTTGTAGGGTCGTGAGGAGTCAACACACGGTCAATTggagtgccacatccccagcttcccTCACCTCGACtatcggacatgatcaaatttggcgtcgtctgtgagaacgcaacctgcatccgagccgagaGGATGGAAGACGTTGGATGACTTCAAATAGTGACGCTCACCTAAGAAGAGCTCGATATACTCGTGCAAGCCCGAGTGCAGAAAATAGTCGAGCAGCAGCAACAGAAGGCGCTAGCCGATAGGCAAGCGCGGCAAGCAACGTCCGCATCAGGAGGTCGAGCAGCACAGGAGGACCACTCGGAGCAACTTTCTATCTGGGGGCAGAACTGAGTGCCAACCGGCACGCATGGAGAGGCACCACCAGCGCCCATACCTTTTCATCGAGCACTGTTCCAAACaccctcggagatagcccaagccAATCAAGAGTGGGAATCTTCTTCGGACGAAGCGCTCATTCGGGACGCACGGAAGGGCAAGGCGCGTCGAGGCAacacatctcccgagcggatcaaccgtcagttTTTTGAAGACATATTGCGAGATCCTCTCCCTAAGCACTACACCCCGTTAGCGATCGGGTTCTACAacgggtcgaccgatccagatgatcatctggataggtTGGATAATGAAGCCACACTCCACCAGTACACAGATGGaatgaagtgccgagtcttcctcaccacattATCCGGCTCGGCGCAATGCTAGTTCAGAAGGCTGCTGGACAGGTCAAtacgaagcttcaaagacttccgaatggTCTTCTtacaccattttgcgagcagcagACGCTACCAAAAGACAAGCGTCAACCTATTTTCCTTAAAGTAAGGACCGACGGAAGCTCTACGAGCCTATATtcagcgcttcaatcaggtggccatggatatccctttggtctcatctgagaccatgatgaatgcattcACTCAAGGGCTTGTCGAGGGAgacttcttccgatcactcataaGGAAGCCGCCTAGGGATTATGATCACATACTCAagaaggccaatgagtacatcaaagtggaagaagctcaagcggcCAGAAACAAGGAGACACTAGCCGAGCCCTTGGTGTCGGCCGAATGCTGACTGGTGAGCAACCACCAGCCGCCCAGGGGGCCGAGAGCCGAAGGAGGGAGGTCACATGAAACAAGGACTCATGCCGTGCAACATGTCGCATCCAACCGGCTGAAAACATCAAAGGGCAAGATATGGACACctatgttttgctctttccaccAGTCTGCGCCGCACAACACACGCAACTACCGAGGATTGACGTCTATCATCAGTCGACCGGCTTAGCGAAGCTACTGCTGTTGATCCCCCTCTCCCGACCGGCGACACATACATCAATTCGCTAGGCAGCGAGATGCGGGAAGAATGCCCGAGCGATAGCACCAACGAAGAGAGCACGCTGATCCCACCCTGGGTCTGGACAATCGAAGCAGGCCCTccgttcgggaagaagaaaatcagAGCAATGCCGCTCGGGGAGAAATAAACATCATCGCCGACGATCCGATCAGCGGTGACTCCAATCGAGCCCGGAAGTCGTACGCGCGATGGTTGGAGATCCATGCAGTAGGATGCAACCGGGAGCAGGTGAACGGGCTCGAGATCAGCTTTGGACCCCTGGACTTGGAGGGAATcgagatccctcacgacgacgccttgatcatccgagcggtgatcACTAATTATGTCATTCACCGTATCTTTGTCGACACAAGAAGCTTGGTGAACATAATTtttaagaaggcattcgatcaactaCTAGGCCTGTTCAACCGGTCGGTTAACCGGTTTATCGGTTTATCGGTTCCGGTTAATTCCGGTTCATCATGATTTATTTAAAACCGGTTAACCGACCGGTATCTTATCGGTTCTACCGGTTTCGGTTGAACCGGTTCCGGTCGGTTAACCGGTTCCAACCGAGAATCGGTAAAGAAATTGTTACACAGTGACTCTCGTGTACGGCAAGGGCACCATGGAGTCCGCCACGAGCCGAACTCCTTGCATCCATGCAACGTTTTGTCTCTACGCCTCCGGCGACGGACGCCGGGAGACTCCTTGGCGCACTTACGAGCTCGCCCTCGTTCGCCAGATGCGTGCCGCCCCGCAGCAAGGCGGAGCTATGGCGGAGCCTGCGCCAGGCAAGCACGGGTCCGACCTTCAACCATCAGCCCTGCCCCATGCTTCTTCGTTCTTCTTGATGCCTTCCACTTCTCGTGAAAGCTACGGATTCACCAGGTCCCGCCTTGATTTGTCTCcgccttgattttttttttgtgtgtgtatttcttccttttttttctttcgaGTTTTGCTCGTGTTTATAAATCGAAGTCAACAGAATGGAAATTTCAAGGCCTCATGATTCATGAAAGCCTAAAATCAAATATTGGGGAAAAGCAGAAGAAtaaaaaaactcttttttttAAAGGCGGTGGAGAAAAGAAAATTGGAGAAGTGAAAAAAAAGAAGAACTTTGCACGTCACAGGAAACAGAACCGGCTTCACTTCGTTTGTAGCCGGATGGCCCAGTTGCTCGCGCCTATGCACTCTGTCTTGGTCCTCGAATTCCTCAAGTTGTCCGTCCCAGTTTTACCGGTTTACTGGTTAAAccggtaaaaaaaattcaaaaccggGAACCAACCGGTAAACCGGTAAAAACCGGTTAACCGGTTAACCGGTAAACCGGAACCAGTAAACTATCGGTTCCGGTTCGATTTTCGGTTTCCCGGTTTTTTTGAACAGCCCTATCAACTACAGATCGACCGAGACGAGCTGCTACCAATGAAGACCCCACTGTATGGGTTCACCGGCAACGAGGTTTTACCAATCGGCTAAACCAAGTTGGCCatatcgctcggagaggagccacTTAGGAGGACTCGAACCACGAACTTCATCATGGTAGACGCCCcctcggcctacaacgtcatcctaggCCAACCGGACCTTAATGAGTTTCGGGCAATAGTCTCTACCTactaccaaaagatcaagttctcgGTAGACGACTGGGTAGGGGAGGTCAAGGGCGACCAACTAGCCGCTTGGcgctgctacgtcgagatggtcaaaatcGAAGCTAGGTCCGCACGGAAGACTCCACTGATAGAGGTAAATACTATTACTGAAAAACCTCCTGCCCTAGTctatgaagagaaagaggaagtccAAATCCATCCTTGTCGAGAGGAGGCAACTACTTTCATAGCTGCAGATATGGGAGCCGAGCAGAAGGCGGAGTTGATCACCAGTCTCCAACAAACCCATGACGTGTTTGCATGGttaacgcatgagctgcccgacaTCTCCCCAAGCATAGCTCAGCatgagttacatgtccgaccggacgctcgtccGGTAAAGCAGTgcaaaagggatttcagtgccaaGCAGAACCTGATCATCCGGGCAAAGGTAGAAAAGTTGTTGCAAGCAGGACACGTGAGGGAAGTTCAATTTTTGAGCTGTCTCGCCAACGTTGTCCTCGTCTCCAAACCGGGCAACAAGTgacgagtctgcatcgacttccgtgacctGAATAAAGCATGCCCGAAAAACTTCTACCCGTTACCTCAGATCGACCAGATAGTGGACTCCACTGTGGGATGCGAGCTAATCTGTATGCTGGATGCCTACCAAGGTTATCATTTGGTGTCGCTCGCCAGTGAAGATTatgaaaaggtcagcttcattatggCCGACGaaactgttggttggtcctaggaatattgtatcggttccactgtacaaaaattttgtacaagtgtcgaacctttcctaacaacttttgtgttctttagaaattaaattcggaatcgcaaacggaacttaacattattgattccaaatttaacttatctgttcttaatggtttagacttggatcgcaagcggaacttaacactattgatccaaatctacctatgttacaaattcaattaaatatttatttcggaaattagctcccaggtcaaacatggcgaggcacatgaccttcttgggtatgggagcatccaccattgcctcgacaaagtctcttaacgaaattcaatatttaatttcctaaaataacattaggtttaaccaaaaagaacaatcgaatcacaaattcgaaaaacaaaaaaaaaacaaaaactcgaattacaaattcgaaactctagaattatatgcctcttgtgtttggaattcatacaaagaaaaactagtatgatgcggaaaataattactagttatacctttctttgtatgcaacaacctcttgatcttctaccgtattcctcttcttatctcggacgttgtgtgggcaacgatctaccgagacgagaaccacccaagctccttcttctccaagttagtttcgaccaccaccaagtctccaagagatgtagaggttcggccaccaccaccaagctccaagggatgctagaaacaaagtctcttttttctccttcttctccaagcaagatccggccaccttccaagctccaaaggatgaagaggttcggccaaggagaagaaagaaaaggagaaggtaAAACTAGAAGGgttggccacaccaccaaggaagagagggaggaaaaatagaatagacttattagtcatgaaggcacccctaccccctcttttataatccttggtcttggcaaataagaaaaatttaaataaaaaaacttccttattactttgccatgaaaaggaaaatttaattaattaaaacttattttcttttcttaaaacaaTATGGTCGGTCACCTTCtaatcccaaacaaggaaagttttaacaaaaaataaaacttcctaatttgtttctggaaattttaaaataaaaatttctctaataatttatcccttcatggttggttataaaaggaaatatataaattaaaatttctctattaaaacaggtggatgatttacaaaaaggaaagttatctataaaattaaaatctccttacaatatacaaataaggaaatatatcaaatatttttttaatctttgtagaaacttataaaaggaaaattttataattttaaaactctcttttaaatcatgaacatggttacaaaaaaggaaagttttctaaaaattaaatcttcttttcaatgtacaaataagaaaagatatcatatcttttcttaatcttttgtaggaaagatttaaattttaaactctcttttaaaaccatggaatccacataagaaaaatttaaaataaaaaacccttttaattttcttagggccacccacaccatgcttgggctccaagcattggccggccccTAACTTAACTCATCCTTTttgtggccggcccaagcttgggttccaagcttgcttggtcgaccccattaggatggataagaaggtgggtaagggtgggtataatactttataaataagaggctatgatagggactgagaggaggaatcggttttggtctcccgatgaaattaagcttctcgtgttcgccccaaacacccaatttaattttatcaataataattcataccactaaagaattattattgaactaccgcaccaatcccaaattacattttggacttcttcttattatgagtgtgttagtctccctgtgtttaagatgtcggatgtctactaattaattgagttactgacaactcattttaattaatatcttagtccaagagtagtaccactcaaccttatcgtcatgtcggagtaagttcacctgcagggtctaacatgacaatccttatgagctcctcttgggggcattatcaacctagattactaggacacatttttcttctataatcaacaacacacactataaataatatcatttcccaacttatcgggcctattgatttatcgagctaaatctcaccctttgataagtcaaagaaataaatactaaatatatgtgcttgttattatattaggattaagagcacacactttcataataactaaggtcttgttcttttattaagtcagtataaaaagaacttaccttaaatggtcctacttaatacactcagagtgtactagtgtaatttaccagtcaagatagactaatatctaattacactacgactattccaatggtttgttcctttccatcttgtcgtgagcaactgtttataatttataaataactgataacatgatcttctgtgtgtgataccacacaccatgttatctacaatataaattaatcagacaactacatttaacatgtagatatttgaccaatatgattcttatgtttatacaaaaagttagacttttagtatacattccaataggAACGTACTACTACAACATCATGTCGTTCGGACTCAAGAATGTCGGAGCCacttatcaaagattgatgaataaagtgttccgacGGTAGATCGGCCATAACATGGagatatacgtagatgatatcctgataaaatccctccgagcagTTGACCTATGTGAAGATATTGAGGAGACCTGCCAGACACTCAGGGCTTATGGGATAAAGCTGAACCCAAGTAAGTATCTGTTTGGTGCAAAGAGTGGGCGCTTCTTCGACTACATCGTAACTGAGTGGGGCATCGAGGCGAACCTAGTCAAAGTAAAGGCGTTGCAAGATATCCCCCCACCCCGCAAACTGAAGGAAGCTCAGCGATTGACCAGTCGGATCATGGCGttatccaggttcatctccaagtcatccgatcggagcttgtcattcttcaaaatactgcgctgggcaacaaaattttgaTTGGATGAGGAGTGCGACAAGGCATTCGAAGAGCTCAAAGAATACTAACTCCCTACTTGTCTTGGCCAGGCCATGTGTTGGTGAGCCGCTCCGGATATACTTGTCGTCTACAGAACATGTGGTCGGGTCGGCATTAGTTAGGTAAAGCGGTGAGaaacaaccagtgtactttttaagccacatattaaaagatgtcgagtctcgctacactggtcttgagaagTTGGCTTGCTTTTatgctcgccgctcggaggcttcgcccgTACTTGCTCGCTCACTCTATAATCGTGATGACCAATAGTCCCTTGGGGAGAGTACTTCTCAATCCCGAGGCGTCcggacggctgatcaaatggacaacggagctcaGCAAGTtcaacatccaatatcaaccccgaaccACCATCAAAGTACAGTTCTTGGCGGATTTCATCACCGTGATACAGAACCCGGAGCCAGAAGTcgtgtggaggatatatgtggaagGTTCGACCACTCAACAGGGGAGTGGCATCGGCATACTACTCATCTCTCCGAAAGAAGATCGGATGCAATTGGCCATTTGGCTAGACTACagggccaccaacaatgaagctaaGCACGAGGCACTAATAGCTGACTTAAAGGTCGCTCGACACGTCGGAGTAGTCAAAGTCTTGATCAACTcggattctcagttggccgctcaacagtTGTCCAGAGCGTTCAAAATAAATAACGTCAgactcaagctctacgcagaGGTCTTTGAAAAACTGAAGTCCAACTTTCAagaggttgtcatacagaagatcctccGATCGGAAAATCAGGCTGCAGATGAATTGGCCAAGTTAACCAATTCACTGTCGTCGATCATCATAGatcagccgatcgagcaagtatcacTGGTGGCCCACATCGACCGTATGGAGGGAATCACCTTTCCAAACGATTGGAGGACGGGCTTAACAGAATTCTTGCGTTTGGGAAGTATGTCTACCGATCCAGAGGATGCTCGCCTGATGAAGAagagagtcggtcggttcacccTGATCGACAATCAGCTCTATAAGAAGGCCTTCGCCCGACCCCTACTCAAATGCGTCGGATCAGAAGACGCCGACTACATATTACAAGAAGTGCACCAGGGATCCTATGGAGGACATTCGGGTGGTCGATCATTGACAACGAAGATACTactggccggatatttctggccaacCCTCCAGCaggacgccgctcggacggtGGCCACGTGCCTGTCATGTCAAAATTATTATAACATCTCACACCGACccaccgaggagatgaaggcatccataGTCTCCATgtttgaccaatggggcatgtgttaggaccaaaagtagctagagggggggtgaatagctcgtcgcgtgctcgttgctcggtgttgcttgtttcttcaagaatgcgcagcggaaaatacataaacaaacacaaacacgctaacactaggagtttacttggtatccaccttcaacggagatgactaatccaaggatccacaccacgcacgcaccctccactatgaaaacactccttttcggtaactaccgagagcggagaagccctacaagactctcagtacaagaagaagaaagggtagtaaagaataagcaaaagcttacaagaaatgcagtaaaaaccctagcttcttcttcttctcgttgcaactcgcctcttgacttggatgaacctccaagaaccttcaagaactggcggtgaggagcttagagagtgctggggagagCTGTTGAATCCTGGAAAGAATCGGAAGTTCTGtcgaagaaatcgcacgccaacagctataaacgacgccaacggtcgaatcccaatcgattggattgctcccaatcgattgggaggctggatcgatccccgatcgatccagcgcctcgTGCTCGGAAATTACCGGATcgatcccaatcgatccagcacttCTCGCATGCCAGCGTGTCGCGCACATTCCCAGCCTCTCagtcgattggaggtttcaatcgatccacggatcgatccagaagctcactgatcactcaaaaactctcccaatcgatggATCAATCGattgctggatcaatccacggatcaatccaaacctgctggatcaatccacggatcaatccaaacctggttttgcccaaaaccaagcccaaagcccctaaaccaacatctagtcaaccatgacttgttggtacataagacctagcatccggtcacccttggccagctaggactctctcaccaagtgtctggtcaatccctttgacccacttggacttttctcttcttgccaagtatccggtcactccctaagacctacttggacttttcttcctcgtgccaagtatccggtcaatccctttgacctacttggactctcaccagatgtctggtcaaccttgacccatctggatttctcttgcctggcttcactcaccaggactttcccaattgcctagattcactcactaggtctttcacctggcttcactcaccaggatttttctcctgcctagcttcactcactaggacttcccaactgcctagcttcactcactaggtctttcacctggcttcactcaccaggattttcctcctgcctaacatcccagttaggacttcccagtcaagtatccggtcatccttgacctacttgactcttcttcaatcaatatcttattgtcaaacatctaaacccaaaccaagactcagcttggtcaaccaggtcaaccttgacctgagggatgttgcaccaacaatctccccctttttgatgtttgacaataccacaataacacttacaatgccacatgtaagttaggctaatcccatagcctcattcttcatgccactaggtaatgaaagcataagttaagcttttcattcttcCCCTAAGAGGGAAAActtcctcttagataatgaaagcctaacttactccctttcacacgtcctttcattctccccctattggcacacatcaacctatgccccctctttgggcacacttcaacaaatccatttgttgaaaactctccccctgaagagttgctcatcattggttacaacttcactcgttgaaccaacatgataatgaaggtcccatacccttcatttatccttaacttcttcctcaatgtagacaaatacccaaccttgagcattttctaacatcttgagttcccacttgaaataatgaggatatccactccccatttcaagttcaaaagctcgtccatgagcattttctttaaagaaggttaaccaccttccaaggttcatgaaaaataattttcatgcctttaaagagtccctccccctaaagacatggtggtaacttctgtcattgcaccaacaatgacttggaatccctaaacctttaggaaacccagatttagaagttttgaggttcaaatgttcaaaatttgaaacaaacctcaacctaaacttcaatgaagtcttccttaaccattccatccttgttttcaacacgaaaacacccttttatgtatacaaatgtattttaagggtttggaatggttacatagactaaccatggttcaaagatcttgaagtcaggccttcccaaaatcagcaacttggatcgattggagttgggatccaatcgattgaaccaaccgaatcgatccactgatcgattcagtatgtgtggatcgatccactgatcgatccagcgagcttctgctcgcgagatttaccttctgaatcgatccacggatcgattcaggaactccaatcgatccatggatcgatcggagttctgatagttgctgaaattccatttcagtcaacttcagaaacccctagaaaattctacaaaaatccaaaatcatgaaatttcgtgtagacattatttagggcatacttaatcatggaaaatagctttctatgaaaatactttatattttcaaagattgacacaaacttgaaaacttgcaaaaactttagcgttttcttcaagtttgtgtctaactattcaatggtgattactatcaaaagatagccttcaccaaagttttccaaaaacattttaaaaatattttcaaaaccaatatcccatcatgttccttgggcataatgcacatgacttgtacattagctttcccaatgatgggaaaacacataactatgtgttttgatgaacttaaaaactcaaatgaatgcactaaatcaacatcttgagctttgttcatcatcctaacatctcacttgtatctaatgtgcactaaagcacatacaagtcaccttatagtctttgtgagatgtagattttggttttg from Zingiber officinale cultivar Zhangliang chromosome 6B, Zo_v1.1, whole genome shotgun sequence carries:
- the LOC121990745 gene encoding uncharacterized protein LOC121990745; translated protein: MTNSPLGRVLLNPEASGRLIKWTTELSKFNIQYQPRTTIKVQFLADFITVIQNPEPEVVWRIYVEGSTTQQGSGIGILLISPKEDRMQLAIWLDYRATNNEAKHEALIADLKVARHVGVVKVLINSDSQLAAQQLSRAFKINNVRLKLYAEVFEKLKSNFQEVVIQKILRSENQAADELAKLTNSLSSIIIDQPIEQVSLVAHIDRMEGITFPNDWRTGLTEFLRLGSMSTDPEDARLMKKRVGRFTLIDNQLYKKAFARPLLKCVGSEDADYILQEVHQGSYGGHSGGRSLTTKILLAGYFWPTLQQDAARTVATCLSCQNYYNISHRPTEEMKASIVSMFDQWGMC